The sequence TTTTCCTTCTAGAGTAAACGTGGAGGTCCCATCGCCATTGTCAACGACACTTTCGATGAGCGTTTCAAAAAGGGCAGTCTTTACCATGTTCGCACCTCCTTATTGACTCCTTTCTAACATGATTGCCACCCCGCCGTAAAGTCCTCATCTCGTTGCATTGCCTACCTGCTGTGGCATACTGAATCCATCAGCGGGAGGATTCATGAACATTCAACGCAAGAGTGGCATACTGCTCCACCCTACTTCGCTCCCTGGACATGGAGGCATTGGCACTTTTGGTGGTGAGGCGCGACAATTTGTCGATTTCCTGCAAGCTGCGGGGCAGGTTCTCTGGCAAGTCCTCCCATTGGGGCCTCCCGGTTACGGGAACTCTCCCTATTCCTGCTATTCGGCATTTGCCGGTAATCCATTGCTGATCGACCTTGCCACTGTCGTGTCGGAAGGTGATCTGCGAAACGATGAAATATCGCCGGTTGTGGCTGAGGAACGGATAGATTTTACCGGTGTTGCTGCATATAAATTAAGGTTGCTACGCCAGGCAGCGGATCGGTTTTTTGCCGGCAATGATCCACGCCGCACGCACTCCTTCTGGCATTTTTGTGATACTTCTTTCTGGCTCCACGATTACGCCCTGTTTATGGCCCTGAAAGATCTGTTCAAGGGGAAGTGCTGGAACCGCTGGCCAAAGGAGCTCGTGCTGCGCAATCGTGATGAGTGCGCAGAATATTCACATCGCCTCGGGCATGAGGTTGGATTCCATAAGTACATGCAATGGCAGTTTCACCGACAATGGAAGGCAGTCAAGCAGTATGCCAATGAACGGAACATCTTGATTGTCGGCGATACTCCCATATTTGTTGCCTATGATTCGGTTGACGTATGGTGTAATCAGCATCTCTTTAAATTGGATAGTCACCGTCTACCGGAGTTGGTAGCCGGCGTGCCACCAGATTATTTCAGCAAGACCGGTCAACGTTGGGGAAATCCTGTCTATGATTGGGAAAGACTTGCCGCAGATGGATTTGGCTGGTGGATTGCCCGCTTGAAAAACGATCTTTCCCTGTATGATGTTGTTCGGCTCGATCATTTCAGGGGTTTTGAGGCGTATTGGGAGATACCGGCTAAGGAAAAGACCGCCATAAAAGGGCAATGGGTCAAAGGGCCAGGTGAAGCGCTCTTCAGCTCTTTTCAGGCTGCTGTTGGCAAGCTGCCGTTCATTGCCGAGGACCTCGGCCTCATTACACCAGAAGTGCTCAGTTTGCGAGACCGTTTCGGTCTGCCGGGGATGAAGGTGCTTCAGTTTGCGTTTGAGGGGGGGGCACGGAACGGCTACCTCCCGCATAACTATGTGCCGAATTGTGTTGTCTACACGGGGACCCACGATAACGATACAACGCAAGGGTGGTTTGACACATTGAACGGCGAACAGCAGCGTCGCG comes from Geobacter sp. and encodes:
- the malQ gene encoding 4-alpha-glucanotransferase, translating into MNIQRKSGILLHPTSLPGHGGIGTFGGEARQFVDFLQAAGQVLWQVLPLGPPGYGNSPYSCYSAFAGNPLLIDLATVVSEGDLRNDEISPVVAEERIDFTGVAAYKLRLLRQAADRFFAGNDPRRTHSFWHFCDTSFWLHDYALFMALKDLFKGKCWNRWPKELVLRNRDECAEYSHRLGHEVGFHKYMQWQFHRQWKAVKQYANERNILIVGDTPIFVAYDSVDVWCNQHLFKLDSHRLPELVAGVPPDYFSKTGQRWGNPVYDWERLAADGFGWWIARLKNDLSLYDVVRLDHFRGFEAYWEIPAKEKTAIKGQWVKGPGEALFSSFQAAVGKLPFIAEDLGLITPEVLSLRDRFGLPGMKVLQFAFEGGARNGYLPHNYVPNCVVYTGTHDNDTTQGWFDTLNGEQQRRVCRYLRCTPEEVVWEMIRLALSSVAATAIIPLQDILGLSGSARMNTPGTVGENWRWRFSSHDLTADSAIRLRELTEFYARYP